Within Schumannella luteola, the genomic segment GGGCCCCTCGGCGGAGGCCTGCAGCAGCTCGAGGTCTTCGTCGTCGAGGTCGAAGTCATCGAGGCCGGCGCGCAGCGAGGCGGCGCGCTGCTCGGCCTCGACGTCGTCGAGCGCGTCGAGGCGCTCGGCGTAGTCGACGCCGTCGTCGCCGACGAGGCTGTCGTCGAACTCGGGCTCGTCGCCCGAGCCGCCGGCTCCGGTCGGTCCGGTGGATGTGTTGTCGTCGCGGGCGCTCACAGCGCACCCCCGTCCTCGGTCGGGTCGCCGACCGTGTCGTGCACGAGATCGACCACGGCCTGGATCGTCTCGGCGAAGTTCAGATGAGTGGAGTCGAGGGTCGTCACGCCGTCGGCGGCGGTGAGGAAGTCGACGACCTTCGCGTCGGCCTTGTCGCGCTCGGCGAGCTGCCGGGCGGTCGCGGCCTGGTCGGGGGTGAGCTCGGCCGCGCGGCGGGCGATGCGCACCTCCTCGTCGGCGGTGAGCAGGATGCGCACCTGGGCGTCGGGGGCGACGACCGTCGTGATGTCCCGGCCCTCGACGACGATGCCGGGGCTCGGCGTCTCGCGGATGAGGCGGCGGAACACGTCGTTGAGCGCGACGCGCACCTCGGGCACGCGGGCGACGCTGCTGACGACGGCGGTGACGCGCGGCTCGCGGATCGCCTCGGTCACGTCGGCGCCGCCGACGGAGACGTGAGCCCCGCCCGGGGCGGGCACGACGCGGTAGTCGAAGGCGGCGAGCAGGCCGCGCACGGCATCCGCGTCGTCGAGGTCGATCCCGGCGTCGAGGGCGTGCCAGGCGAGGCCGCGGTAGGCGGCGCCGGTGTCGAGGAAGTCGTAGCCGAGCTCGCGCGCGGCGGCACGGCTGACACTCGACTTGCCGCTGCCGGCGGGGCCGTCGACGGCGACGACGACGGGGGATGCGGTGGTGGTCATCTCTCGGCCTCCATGATGGTCCAGCCGCGCGCGGTCAGCGCGTCGGCGAGGCGGCCGGCCGCCTCGGGCACGACCGCGATCTCGGCGAAGCCGACCTCCGCCTCGGGAGAGTGCTCGAGCCTCAGGTCTTCCATGTTCACGCCCTCCTCGCCGATCTCGGTGAGCAGGCGCCCGATCTGGCCGGGGCGGTCGTCGATCTTGATCGTCAGGGTCGTGTAGCGGCCGCTGTGGCCGTGCTTGCCGGGCAGTCGCCCGACGCCGATGTTGCCCTCCGACACCGCCTCGACGAGCGTGCGGCGGGAGCCCGGGGCGTCGATGTCGCCGAGCGCGCCGATGACGGCATCCAGGTCGTCGCGCAGCGGGCGCAGCACCTCGGCGATCGCGTCGGCGTTGGCGCTGAGGATCTGGCCCCAGAGCACCGGGTCGCTCGCGGCGATGCGGGTCGTGTCGCGCAGTCCCTGGCCGGCGAGGGCGAGGGCTTCGTCACTGCCACCGGTCAGACGGGTGGCGAGCAGCGAGGCGATCAGCTGCGGGGCATGAGAGACGAGCGCGACGCTGGCGTCGTGGGCTTCGACATCCATCTCGATCGGGGTGGCTCCGAGGTCGAGGATGAGGTCTTCGAGCGCGGCCGCACGGCGGTAGCTGATGCCGTCGTGGCCGGCGATGATCCAGGGGCGCCCGATGAAGAGGTCGGCGCGGGCGCTGACCGCTCCCCCGCGCTCGCGGCCGGCCATCGGGTGGCTGCCGATGTAGCGCGAGACGTCCGCGCCGGCGGCCACGAGCTCATCGAGCGGGGCGCGCTTGACGCTCGCGACGTCGGTCACGAGGGCGTCGGGGTAGGCGGCGAGCTCGGCGGCGACCACGCGGGCCGTCACGTCCGGCGGCACCGCGACGACGATCAGGCCGGGGGCGTCGCCCGGGGCGGGCGCGCGTCCGGCGCCGTAGTCGATCGCCAGGCGCCGCGCCGAGGGCGAGGCGTCGTCGAGCACGACATCCACGCCGCGCTTCGTCAGCGCCAGGCCGATGCTCGTGCCGAGGAGTCCGCTGCCGACGACGCGCACGCTCTCGGCGAGTCGTCGATCGGTCATGGGCGGCGGTTCCTCGTGTCGGGGCGGGCTGCCGGACGGCGGGCGCCGCCGGTCGTGCCGGTGCTCTTCGTGCTGCTGGTCTGGCGGGAGCGGGCCTGGCCCGCATCCTTCTTCGCGCCGGGCTTGCCGCCGCGACGGGCGTCCTGCTCCGAGCCTGACCCGGGAACGCCGCCGGCGCGCGAGATCGTCAGCAGCCGGCCGAGCTCCAGTGTACTGAGGTCGCGGCTGCGCCCCAGCCCCAGGGTTCCGAGGTGCAGCGGGCCGAACTGGCGGCGCACCAGGGCGTCGACGGGGTGCCCCACCGCATCCAGCATCCGGCGCACGATGCGGTTGCGACCCGAGTGCAGCGTGATCTCGACCATCGACTGTCCCCTCGAGGGCTCGCCGATCAGGCGGGCGCGGTCGGCGCGGATGGGGCCGTCGTCGAGCTCGATGCCCTTCTCGAGGGTGCGCAGCACGTTCGGGAACACCTCGCCGCGCACGGTCGCGATGTAGGTCTTCTCGACGCCGAAGGAGGGATGCGCGAGCACCTGGGCGAGATCGCCGTCGTTCGTAAGCAGCAGCAGTCCGCTGGTGTCGGCGTCGAGTCGGCCGACGTTGAACAGCCGCTCCTCGTAGTCGACGGTGAACTCGCGCAGATCGGGGCGGCCCTTCTCGTCGCTCATCGTGCTGACCACGCCGGTCGGCTTGTTGAGCATGACGTAGCGCTTGCCCGGGTCGAGCTGGATCGCGGTGCCGTCGACGCTCACCAGGTCGACGAGCGGATCGATGCGGGTGCCGAGCTCGGTCACGATCTGGCCGTTGACCTCGACCCGGCCGCTCGCGATGTACTCCTCGCACACGCGCCGCGAGGCGACGCCGGCGGCCGCGAGCACCTTCTGCAGGCGCTCGCCGGCGGGGTCGTGGGGGTCGATTCCGTCGTTGAATTCGCTGAAATCGCTCATCGTGCGTCTCCGAAGCCGTCCACGCCATCCGCCAGCAGAGGCGAGATGAGCGGCAGCTCCTCGATCGAGTTGATGCCGAGCTGCACGAGAAGCAGGTCGGTCGTCTTGTAGTTGATGGCTCCGGTCTCGCTGTCGGTGTGCGATTCGGCGATGAGTCCGCGGCCCAGCAGGGTGCGCACGACCGAGTCGACGTTGACGGCGCGGATGCTGGCGACCGCCCCGCGGGTGATCGGCTGCCGGTAGGCGATCACCGCGAGGGTCTCGAGCGCCGCCTGCGAGAGCTTGGTCGGGTTCTGGGTCAGCACGAAGTCGCCGACGACGGCATCGTGCTCGGCGCGCACGTAGATGCGCCAGCCGCCGCCGACCTCGCGCAGCTCGAATCCGCGGCGCACCGTGCCGCCGGCCGCGTCGCCCGCGCCGTCGTAGTCGGCCACGAGGCGGTCGATCGCGGTGCGTACGGTCTTGACCGGCGCATCCACCGCCGCGGCGAGGGCGACGAGCGACTGCGGCTCGTCGACGACCATGAGGATGGCCTCGAGCGCGCGGTCGAGATCGGCGATCGGAGTGCGCTTCACCGCGGTCTCGCCCTCGGCGGTCGCCGCGCCGCTGGCCTCACTCTCGAGGGTCTCGCCGGTCGCCGCGGCGCCGACCTCGCTCTCGAGGGTCTCGTCGGCGCTCTGCGGATCATCCATAGTCGGCCCCCAGGTTAGCCAGGCTGTCGTCGCTCCAGTGCGCGGCCGTCCACCGCACCGTCAGCTCGCCGAGCGGCTCGAGCTGTTCGAACGAGATCGCGGCGTTGCGGTACAGCTCGAGCACGGCCAGGAAGCGCGCCACGACGACGCCCTTCTGCTCGGCGCCGGCGCACAGCTCGCGGAAGCTCATCGTCTCGCCCGTGCTGCGCAGCAGCGCGACCACGTGCGCGGCCTGCTCGCGGATGCTGATCAGCGGCGCGTGCAGATGGTCGAGCCCGACGGTGGGCACCTCGCGCGGCGTGAAGGCGAGCGTCGCGAGGGCCGCGAAGTCGTCGACGCTCAACGTCCAGCGCAGCTCCGGTGTCTGCCGGCGGAACTTCTCCTCGAGCCGCACCGAGCGCACGTGCCGGCCCGCCTCGACCTCGAGGCCGGACGCGAACCAGCTCGCGACCTCCTTGAAGGCGCGGTACTGCAGCAGCCGCGCGAACAGCAGGTCGCGCGCCTCGAGCAGGGCGACATCCTCGGCGTCGACGAGCTCGCCGCGCGGCAGGAGCCCGGCGACCTTGAGGTCGAGCAGCGTCGCCGCGACGACGATGAACTCGCTCGCCTGGTCGAGCTCGGTCTCGGTGTCGAGCCCGCGCAGGTAGGCGATGAACTCGTTCGTGACCGCGCTGAGCGAGACCTCGGTGATATCGAGGCGGTGCTGCGTGATCAGCGACAGCAGCAGGTCGAAGGGGCCGTCGAAGTTGTCGATCGAGAGGCGGAAGCCGGTGGTCTCCTCGGCGGGGATGCTCGCTTCGGCGACGCTGGTCACCCCGTCGACGGCGGCGGCATCCGCCTCGGCGTCAGGCGACGGCGCCACGCGCGACGAGCTCGCGGGCGACCCGGCGGTACGACTCGGCGGCCGCGTGCTCGGGCGCGAAGGTCGTGATCGGGGTGCCGGCGACGGAGGCGTCGGGGAACTTGACGGTGCGGCCGATGACCGACTCGAGCACCCGGTCGCCGAAGGTCTCGACGACGCGCTCGAGCACCTCGCGCGAGTGCAGGGTGCGCGGGTCGAACATCGTCGGCAGGATGCCGTCGAGCGTGATCGCCGGGTTGAGGCGGTCGCGCACCTTGTCGATCGTCTCGATCAGCAGGGCCACGCCGCGCAGGGCGAAGAACTCGCACTCGAGCGGGATGAGCACGCCGTGCGCCGCCGTGAGCGCGTTGACGGTGAGCAGCCCGAGCGAGGGCTGGCAGTCGATGAGGATGACGTCGTAGCGGTCGCTGACCTGGCGCAGCACGCGGGCGAGGATCATCTCGCGGGCGACCTCGTTGACGAGGTGCACCTCGGCGGCGGAGAGGTCGATATTCGCCGGGATGATGTCGAGCCCGGGCGTGGAGGTCTCGACGATCGTCGAGAGCGTGTCCTTCTCCGAGCCGAGCAGCAGGTCGTAGATCGTCGGCAGGTCGTGGGTGTTGATGCCGAGCCCGGCACTGAGGGCGCCCTGCGGGTCGAAGTCGATCGCGAGCACGCGGCGGCCGTACTGGGCCAGGCTCGCGCCGAGGTTGATGGTGGTCGTCGTCTTGCCGACGCCGCCCTTCTGGTTGCAGAGGGCGATGATGCGCGCGGGGCCGTGGCCGCTCAGCGGAGCGGGCACCGGGAACTCGCGCAGGGGCCGGCCGGTGGGGCCGAGTTTCGGCTCCGCGGTACCGGGAACATCCAGGCCGGGGAGCTCAGCGACGTCGTTCCGCTTGGCTGCCATGGCCGCGAGTCTACGAGCGCTGCGGGGTCGGTCCGCGCTCCGCCGCACCCCCGTCGGCAGGGTCACTTCGACCTCTGGTTGAAGGTGAAGTGGCCGGATCGACAGGGTCGTTCACGTCGTCGAGGGGTGCCGGATCCGGCGGCTGCGGCGGATACACCCAGGTCACGAGCGCGACCGAGATCATCATCAGCAGGAACCAGGAGACGATCTTCACCGGCGACACGAGATGCCAGCCGTCGACCTGGTCGGGGTAGGTCCACGCGCCCGCGCCGGTGCCGATGTTCTCGGCGAACCAGATGAACAGCGCGACGAGCGCGAACGCCAGCAGCACCGGCATCCGGAACCGGCGCCGCCAGACGCGCACGTGCATCGTCGTGCGCAGGAACACCACGACGACCGCCGCCAGCAGCACCCAGCGCAGGTCGACCATCCAGTGCTGGGTGAAGAAGTTCGCGTAGATGAGCGCGGCGATCACGCCGGCGAGCCAGCGCGGCGGATAGGCGGTGAAGCGCAGGTCGAACAGGCGCACGACGCGCACCATGTACGACCCGACGGCCGCGTACATGAAGCCCGTGTAGAGCGGCACCGAGCCGAGGTGCAGCACGCCGTCGAGGTCGTACTCCCACGAGCCGACGCCGGTCTTGAACAGCTCCATGACGGTGCCCACGACGTGGAAGAGCACGATCACGCGCAGCTCGCGCAGCGTCTCGAGCCGGGCGGTGAGCATGAGCGCCTGGATGCCGACAGCGGCGATCGTGAGCGCGTCGCTGCGGGCGAGCGCGACGCCGTCGGGATAGGCGACGCGGGCCAGCACGATCACGGCGAGCATGAGCGCGCCGAACAGGCACGCCCAGGCCTGCTTCGCCCCGAAGACGAGGAACTCGAGCAGGGCGGCCCGCACACGACCCGGGCGGCTCGCGGGGTCGACCCCGCCACGGTCGAGCAGGGCTCGGGCGCGATCGTCGAGCCACTGCTCGACCGAGGTGAAGCGAGCGCCGCTGAACGGTGCGCTGCCGGCCCGTGCCATGGTGCTCCTGTCGCCGACGGCCGCCGGCGGTGGATGCCGGAAGCTCGGAACGGTAGCCCCGCATCCTGTGAAGCCTCCGGCCTTGATCATGAACAGATCAAGGTTCTAGGCTTCATGGACGGGAGGTCAGCATGTTCGTCATCACCGCCGACCAGGTCGGCAGCCGTCGCGGATCCGACCTCGTGGCCGGGGCGCTCGACGACATCCAGGGCGCGCTCGGGCCCCGGCTCGCCCTGCCCGCCGACCGCACCGCCGGCGACGAGCTGCAGGTGGTCACCGCCGATGCCCGCGCCGCCCTCGACCTCGTGCTGCGGCTCAGTCGCGAGGGCCGTTGGAGCGTGGGGTGCGGCATCGGCGCCGTCGACGAGCTCGCCGACAGCACCCGCGCGAGCACCGGGCCCGCGTTCATCGCCGCCCGCGACGCCGTCGAGGCCGCGAAGAAGAGCCGCACCCGCCTCAGCGTGCGCGGCGGCGCCGACGGACTCGGCGCGGCCGCGATCGAACCGCTCGCGGACCTGCTGCTGCTGCTGCGGGCCCGCCGCAGCGAACCGGGATGGGAGCTCGCCGATCTGCTCGCCGACGGGGCGACCCAGGCGGATGCGGCGCAGCAGCTCGGCATCACTCCGCAGGCAGCGAGCCAACGCGCCCGGGCCGCCGAGATCGCCGCCGAGGCCGCCGCGATTCCCGCGCTCGTGCGGCTGCTCGAGCTGGCCGACGCGCCGGCGGCCGGGGCCCCGGTGTCGGAGGCCGCCAGCACAGTGGAGTCGACCGGGAGAACCGTCGGGACCTCGAGGTCCGCGAGATCCGCCCGAGCGAAGGGAGCGCGCCGATGACCGCACTGCACGTCGTGCTGTGGATCCTGGCGATCCTCGTGATCGCCGGCGCGACCGTCGTCGCCGCCATCGGCGTGCGCCGCGACCGTCCGATCGCCGGACTGGTTCCGGTCGTGCCGATCGCGATCGGACTGCTGCTCGCTCTGCTCGGGGTGCGCATCCCCTCGCACTCCCCCGTTCTCGAAGCCCTGCTCGCGCTCGTGATCGCCGCCGCCGGCGTCGTCGCGGGCTCGCCGCTGACCATGCTGGTGCTGCGACGCACGGCGCCGGCGGCGGATGCCGGGCGCGGGTCGAGCGAGAACGCGGGCATCCGCGCCGACTCCGACCGCGCACGGCCCGCCGCGGCGGCGAGCTGGTCGCTCGGCGAGGAGGTGCCCGACGAGGCGCTGCGTTCGAGCGCCGGTTCCCCCGGTGCCGCGAGCACCGCACCGCGCGAGGTGCTGCGCGGCGGCGGCGTGATCGGCTACCTGGAGCGCTTCGCGATCATCGGCTCGGTCGCGCTCGGCCACATCGAGGTGCTCGCCGCGGTCATCGCGATCAAGGGCCTCGGTCGCTTCAACGACCTCGACAGCTCCGCCGCCCGCGAGCGCTTCATCATCGGCACGCTCGTGAGCATGATCTGGGCGGGCAGCTGCGCGGCGCTCATCCTCGTGACGGGGCTGATCCCGAAGCTCGGCTGAGCCGGCCAACCGCTTCCTGGACTCACAGAACCTGAGCACCTCGCTCGGCTGATTCGACGCCCCACCCCGTGCTCCTGGGCAGGGGAGAGCCTTTGCGGGGCTATCCGCCTAGCTGTTGCCCCAGCCGCTTCGCGATGCTCTCGATACGAAGCCGACCCGCCGCGAGGGTGGACGGCGTGCGCACGCCTAAACGGCCATGGAGCGCATCGATCGCATCGAAGGCGCCGCGCGCGTCCGCGTTGACGGCTCCAACAGCCGTCCGGAGCGACTGCCGCACATTCTCAAGCAGATCGGGCGGAAGAATCTCAGCATCAATGCCAGTCACACCGTAGAGGCCAGCAAAGACTCTCATCTGATCAATGGCGCTGCGATCGAGCCGGACGTCGTCGGGGAAGCTTGCCACCCACTCGCTCAAGATCTTGTCAATCCAGGTCTCGAGTTCCGCGGCTCCGTCTCTGACTCGCTCAGGCGTATCGACGGTGGACAGACGCACGCTGATCTTCCATCCCTCCGCGATCGCACTCTCCAGATCGGCGTACTGGGTAATTAACTCCGCGCCCACGATCCAGGATAGAAACGCTGTTCTCCTCAGCGCGTCACCAAAGGTCGTTCTTGCGTCGAGGAATCGACGCTCCTCAACTTGCGCGACGAATGTCCGAACGAGGCGATCGAGATCGGCCCACGCATGGTCGAACAGCGACACCTGAGCACTGGGGATGTCGGCATACTCGCTGTAGCGCCGACAGAGCTGCACATCTCGCCTGAGCGCCTCACCGGCCAGTCGATACTGACCCGCAATGAGCTCAGCCATCTTCTCGCGACGCATATCCCCATTGACGGGATTGGCCAAGATTTCAGCCGAGCCAGTCACCGCCGAGCACTCTCCGTAGGGATTCATCGAGAAGAGCGCGACGTCGGCGCCGACCGCGTAGTCCAGGGCTTCCTGGGTGTATCCGCCCGTCGAGTAGAAGATCGCGATTCTGTGTTCGTGGGCGGCTCCGCGCAACTTCTGAATATCGGGTCGCCCGACTGGGTTCGCGTAGAACTTAACTTGGGCGACTGCATCCGTTGCCCGGACGTCTAGACCTCCATCTGCACCTGATTCAGTTACCTGCGCATCGATGAAACCGATGCTCTGCATGTGGCGAGCCGCAGCGGCCTCGGCCGCGCGCCAATCGATCAGGAACTCACGTGAGGACAGCTCAGCGGTCATGACTGGAGCGTATCTAAAAGTTGGGTTCCATAATCCACGCGACCGAGATCCTGGAGACAGGGCCGGTCCTCAGCCGCGCAGCAGCGGCAGCACCTCCTGGCCGAGCACGCGCACGAGCTCGCCGACGTTGTCGTCGCCGTCGTTCCGCGGAGCCTGCGCGATGATGCGCGTCGCCCCCGCGTCGGCGTAGGCGCGGAACCGTTCGGCGATCTGCTCGGGCGTGCCTGCCGCGTAGCCCTCGACGGGGTCGAACCCCTCGGGGCGCCATGCCGCGGCATCGGCCGCCGCCCGCGCGATGCCGTCGTCACCGACCGCCGTGATGACGCCGACGCCGATCGGGCGCGGCTTCCCCGCCGTGCGCACCGCCAGCTCCGACATCGCGCGCACCTCCTCGACGGTCTGCGGCGCACCGAGCAGCACGCCGTCGCCGACCTCGGCGGCGAGCGCGAGCGACTTCGGACCGCCGCCGCCCACGTGCAGCTCGAGCGGGGCGTCGAGCGGCCAGGTGAGCTTGATGCGGTCGAGCTTCACGTAGCGGCCCTCGACCGTGACCTCCTCGCCCGCGAAGAGCCGACGCATCGCGTCCGCCGACTCGCGCAGCAGCGTGAGCGGCGAGGCGACGCGCACACCGGCCTGCCCCATCCACTCCTGCACGCCGTGGCCGATGCCGGCGATGAAGCGCCCGGGGAACATCCGCTCGATCGTCGCCAGCTCCATCGCCGTGATCGCCGTGCTGCGCAGCGGCAGCGGAAGCAGGCCGATGCCGACGCGGATGCGCGACGTCGCGGCGAGCGCCGCCACCGCCGGCGCGATCCCGCTCTCGGCGAAGCAGTCCTCCCACACCCACAGTTCATCGAGCCCCGCCTCCTCGACCGCGCGCGCGAGCGGCAGCAGCCGTTCGGGCGGCATGGTCGGGTCGAAAGTCATTCCGAGTCGGGGCAGCGCGGCGTCCATGCCTCCACCCTGACGTGCCCCGCCGACATCCGCGCGGATTCCGACGACTCGCGCAGGCCGTCCGCGCGATCCGCGCTGGGGTGTCTTGCGAGCGTGTCACACTGCCGATATGCCCACCGTCGCTGAGATCGCCGCGGAAGCGACCGAGTCCACCGACTCCGAGAGACTTCGGGTTCTCGCCGACCACCGGTCGAAGTCCGTGCGCGTCGCCGTCGCCGAGAACGCGGCGACCGATGACGTCACCGTCGAGCTCCTGCTCCGGGACCCAGTCGAGCTGGTGCGTCTCGCCGGTGCCACCAACCTGGCAGGCAGACCCGCGCTGCAGGCCGTCGTGGCGCACTCGGACGAGAAATGGATGCGCGCGATCCTTGCGCACACCTTCGCCCGCGACGACGACCGCGGACTGCCCTATGACGTTCAGATCCTTCTGTCGGAAGACGACTTCTGGGAGACCCGACAGCGCATCGCCGAGACGACCGCCTACGCGGAGATCTTCGAGCAGCTGCTACTCGACGCCGATGCGCGCGTACGGGGGCGCTGTGCAGCGAATCCGCGGATCACTCTCGAGCAGATGGAGCGCCTGGTCAACGACCGGTCGTGGATCGTTCGCGCCTCAGCGGCCGGATCCGGGTGCCGCTATCCCGATGACGGCCAGCTTCTCCGACTGGCATCCGATCGCTCGGCGGGTGTGCGGTGGGCGGTCGTGTTCCGACCGGATCGTCCCAGGGCGGCGCTCGAGCTCATCGCAGAAGACACCGACGCCGACAACCGCGACCACGCTCGACGCGCACTTCGCGACGAGCACGCGATCATGAGCGAGCAGGTCATCGAGTGGGCTCGTGAGGAACGACGGCGCGCGGACCGGATCGCGCCGTTCATCGGGGCGCCGCGTTAGTCAGCCGCGCTTCCTCGGAACCGAGCGGCGGTAGGGCGAGACCGTCGGGTCGCCGGCGATCGTGAAGCGCCAGGGGTAGGCGTCGGTGCCGCCCTCGCCCGAGACCCCGGTGCGGGGTCCGGTGTGGATGCGCGACGCGGGCACGGGCGCAGACGGCAGCTCGAGCGCGAACGGCTCGCCGTCGAGGAGCACGCCGTCGTCGGCGAGGACGATGCCGAGGGCGATCGTGAGGCGGGCGGGGCCGCGGGCGAGGTCCGCATCCACTCGGCTCGTGGTGCGGCGCTCGCGCGCGGTGTCGAGTCCGTCGACGACCTCGCCGGCGCGCAGCAGCACGGCCGATGCTGCGCCAGGCGGCGAGCAGACGATGTTCGCGCAGGCGTGCATGCCGTAGGAGAAGTAGACGTAGAGGTGCCCGGGCTCGCCGAACATGGGGCGCGTGCGCGGCGTGGGGCCGCGGTGGGCGTGCGAGCCGGGATCCTCGCCGACACCGAGGTAGGCCTCGACCTCGGTCAGGCGCACGCTCG encodes:
- a CDS encoding pseudouridine synthase, translated to MSDFSEFNDGIDPHDPAGERLQKVLAAAGVASRRVCEEYIASGRVEVNGQIVTELGTRIDPLVDLVSVDGTAIQLDPGKRYVMLNKPTGVVSTMSDEKGRPDLREFTVDYEERLFNVGRLDADTSGLLLLTNDGDLAQVLAHPSFGVEKTYIATVRGEVFPNVLRTLEKGIELDDGPIRADRARLIGEPSRGQSMVEITLHSGRNRIVRRMLDAVGHPVDALVRRQFGPLHLGTLGLGRSRDLSTLELGRLLTISRAGGVPGSGSEQDARRGGKPGAKKDAGQARSRQTSSTKSTGTTGGARRPAARPDTRNRRP
- a CDS encoding DNA-binding protein, giving the protein MFVITADQVGSRRGSDLVAGALDDIQGALGPRLALPADRTAGDELQVVTADARAALDLVLRLSREGRWSVGCGIGAVDELADSTRASTGPAFIAARDAVEAAKKSRTRLSVRGGADGLGAAAIEPLADLLLLLRARRSEPGWELADLLADGATQADAAQQLGITPQAASQRARAAEIAAEAAAIPALVRLLELADAPAAGAPVSEAASTVESTGRTVGTSRSARSARAKGARR
- a CDS encoding segregation and condensation protein A, with translation MAPSPDAEADAAAVDGVTSVAEASIPAEETTGFRLSIDNFDGPFDLLLSLITQHRLDITEVSLSAVTNEFIAYLRGLDTETELDQASEFIVVAATLLDLKVAGLLPRGELVDAEDVALLEARDLLFARLLQYRAFKEVASWFASGLEVEAGRHVRSVRLEEKFRRQTPELRWTLSVDDFAALATLAFTPREVPTVGLDHLHAPLISIREQAAHVVALLRSTGETMSFRELCAGAEQKGVVVARFLAVLELYRNAAISFEQLEPLGELTVRWTAAHWSDDSLANLGADYG
- a CDS encoding DNA-3-methyladenine glycosylase, whose translation is MLQLLRRPSVEVAPRLLGAVLHGRGASVRLTEVEAYLGVGEDPGSHAHRGPTPRTRPMFGEPGHLYVYFSYGMHACANIVCSPPGAASAVLLRAGEVVDGLDTARERRTTSRVDADLARGPARLTIALGIVLADDGVLLDGEPFALELPSAPVPASRIHTGPRTGVSGEGGTDAYPWRFTIAGDPTVSPYRRSVPRKRG
- a CDS encoding restriction endonuclease, giving the protein MTAELSSREFLIDWRAAEAAAARHMQSIGFIDAQVTESGADGGLDVRATDAVAQVKFYANPVGRPDIQKLRGAAHEHRIAIFYSTGGYTQEALDYAVGADVALFSMNPYGECSAVTGSAEILANPVNGDMRREKMAELIAGQYRLAGEALRRDVQLCRRYSEYADIPSAQVSLFDHAWADLDRLVRTFVAQVEERRFLDARTTFGDALRRTAFLSWIVGAELITQYADLESAIAEGWKISVRLSTVDTPERVRDGAAELETWIDKILSEWVASFPDDVRLDRSAIDQMRVFAGLYGVTGIDAEILPPDLLENVRQSLRTAVGAVNADARGAFDAIDALHGRLGVRTPSTLAAGRLRIESIAKRLGQQLGG
- the scpB gene encoding SMC-Scp complex subunit ScpB, with product MDDPQSADETLESEVGAAATGETLESEASGAATAEGETAVKRTPIADLDRALEAILMVVDEPQSLVALAAAVDAPVKTVRTAIDRLVADYDGAGDAAGGTVRRGFELREVGGGWRIYVRAEHDAVVGDFVLTQNPTKLSQAALETLAVIAYRQPITRGAVASIRAVNVDSVVRTLLGRGLIAESHTDSETGAINYKTTDLLLVQLGINSIEELPLISPLLADGVDGFGDAR
- a CDS encoding LLM class flavin-dependent oxidoreductase codes for the protein MDAALPRLGMTFDPTMPPERLLPLARAVEEAGLDELWVWEDCFAESGIAPAVAALAATSRIRVGIGLLPLPLRSTAITAMELATIERMFPGRFIAGIGHGVQEWMGQAGVRVASPLTLLRESADAMRRLFAGEEVTVEGRYVKLDRIKLTWPLDAPLELHVGGGGPKSLALAAEVGDGVLLGAPQTVEEVRAMSELAVRTAGKPRPIGVGVITAVGDDGIARAAADAAAWRPEGFDPVEGYAAGTPEQIAERFRAYADAGATRIIAQAPRNDGDDNVGELVRVLGQEVLPLLRG
- a CDS encoding ParA family protein, with the protein product MAAKRNDVAELPGLDVPGTAEPKLGPTGRPLREFPVPAPLSGHGPARIIALCNQKGGVGKTTTTINLGASLAQYGRRVLAIDFDPQGALSAGLGINTHDLPTIYDLLLGSEKDTLSTIVETSTPGLDIIPANIDLSAAEVHLVNEVAREMILARVLRQVSDRYDVILIDCQPSLGLLTVNALTAAHGVLIPLECEFFALRGVALLIETIDKVRDRLNPAITLDGILPTMFDPRTLHSREVLERVVETFGDRVLESVIGRTVKFPDASVAGTPITTFAPEHAAAESYRRVARELVARGAVA
- the cmk gene encoding (d)CMP kinase, with the protein product MTTTASPVVVAVDGPAGSGKSSVSRAAARELGYDFLDTGAAYRGLAWHALDAGIDLDDADAVRGLLAAFDYRVVPAPGGAHVSVGGADVTEAIREPRVTAVVSSVARVPEVRVALNDVFRRLIRETPSPGIVVEGRDITTVVAPDAQVRILLTADEEVRIARRAAELTPDQAATARQLAERDKADAKVVDFLTAADGVTTLDSTHLNFAETIQAVVDLVHDTVGDPTEDGGAL
- a CDS encoding DUF817 domain-containing protein, which encodes MARAGSAPFSGARFTSVEQWLDDRARALLDRGGVDPASRPGRVRAALLEFLVFGAKQAWACLFGALMLAVIVLARVAYPDGVALARSDALTIAAVGIQALMLTARLETLRELRVIVLFHVVGTVMELFKTGVGSWEYDLDGVLHLGSVPLYTGFMYAAVGSYMVRVVRLFDLRFTAYPPRWLAGVIAALIYANFFTQHWMVDLRWVLLAAVVVVFLRTTMHVRVWRRRFRMPVLLAFALVALFIWFAENIGTGAGAWTYPDQVDGWHLVSPVKIVSWFLLMMISVALVTWVYPPQPPDPAPLDDVNDPVDPATSPSTRGRSDPADGGAAERGPTPQRS
- a CDS encoding prephenate dehydrogenase, producing MTDRRLAESVRVVGSGLLGTSIGLALTKRGVDVVLDDASPSARRLAIDYGAGRAPAPGDAPGLIVVAVPPDVTARVVAAELAAYPDALVTDVASVKRAPLDELVAAGADVSRYIGSHPMAGRERGGAVSARADLFIGRPWIIAGHDGISYRRAAALEDLILDLGATPIEMDVEAHDASVALVSHAPQLIASLLATRLTGGSDEALALAGQGLRDTTRIAASDPVLWGQILSANADAIAEVLRPLRDDLDAVIGALGDIDAPGSRRTLVEAVSEGNIGVGRLPGKHGHSGRYTTLTIKIDDRPGQIGRLLTEIGEEGVNMEDLRLEHSPEAEVGFAEIAVVPEAAGRLADALTARGWTIMEAER